A part of Isachenkonia alkalipeptolytica genomic DNA contains:
- the recA gene encoding recombinase RecA yields the protein MEKKKALDMAIGQIEKQFGKGSIMQLGGDAILNIDVIPTGSIGLDVALGVGGVPRGRIIEIYGPESSGKTTISLHMIAEAQKNGGTAAFIDAEHALDPAYARNLGVKVDELIVSQPDTGEQALEITEALVRSGAVDIVTVDSVAALVPKAEIEGEMGDAHVGLQARLMSQALRKLSGAISKSHTTVIFINQLREKVGVMFGNPETTSGGRALKFYSSVRMDIRKIDIIKQGNDILGNRTRVKVVKNKVAPPFKKAEFDIMYGKGISASGDILDLASELDIVDKAGAWYSYEGTRLGQGRENSKTYLEENPQVLKELERKIRVHHQLVEDDSTPSETPDKGETPGNEGEKPAKEGKAPKKGKKAE from the coding sequence ATGGAAAAGAAAAAAGCATTAGACATGGCCATTGGTCAAATTGAAAAGCAGTTCGGAAAAGGTTCCATCATGCAACTGGGAGGAGACGCAATACTGAACATTGATGTGATTCCCACAGGCTCCATCGGCCTGGACGTAGCCTTAGGCGTAGGGGGGGTTCCAAGAGGAAGAATCATAGAAATCTACGGGCCGGAATCTTCGGGTAAGACAACCATATCCCTACATATGATTGCCGAAGCCCAAAAAAATGGAGGGACCGCAGCCTTTATCGATGCGGAGCATGCCCTGGACCCAGCTTATGCCCGAAACCTGGGAGTAAAAGTGGACGAGTTGATTGTCTCTCAACCGGATACCGGAGAGCAGGCCTTGGAAATTACGGAAGCCCTGGTAAGAAGCGGCGCCGTGGATATTGTTACCGTAGACTCCGTGGCGGCTTTAGTGCCTAAGGCGGAAATTGAAGGGGAAATGGGAGACGCCCATGTGGGCCTTCAGGCAAGACTGATGTCCCAGGCCCTTCGTAAACTCTCAGGAGCCATCAGCAAATCCCATACCACGGTGATTTTTATCAATCAGCTTCGGGAGAAGGTCGGAGTCATGTTTGGAAATCCCGAGACCACATCGGGAGGCCGGGCCCTGAAGTTTTACTCCTCGGTGCGGATGGATATTCGAAAAATTGACATCATTAAGCAAGGAAACGACATTCTCGGAAATCGGACCCGGGTAAAGGTCGTGAAAAATAAAGTAGCCCCTCCTTTCAAAAAGGCGGAGTTTGATATTATGTACGGAAAAGGGATTTCCGCATCGGGAGATATTCTCGATCTTGCCAGTGAACTGGACATTGTGGATAAAGCCGGTGCCTGGTACAGCTACGAAGGTACCCGCCTGGGTCAGGGCCGGGAAAATTCCAAAACCTATCTGGAAGAAAATCCCCAGGTGCTGAAGGAGCTGGAACGAAAAATCCGCGTCCATCATCAATTGGTCGAAGACGACAGC
- the rimO gene encoding 30S ribosomal protein S12 methylthiotransferase RimO produces MALKVYIESLGCSKNLIDSELMLGILQKNGYEITMDQKSAQAIVVNTCGFIEAAKEESINQILKMGALKANGLKTLIVAGCLGERYAKDLLEELPEVNAIVGTGDYERIVEVMNETLEGKRLYYVGNVDKTFEEEHKRVLTTPNHTAYLKISDGCDNLCTYCIIPKLRGKYRSRKMEDILEEAQDLADQGVKEVILIAQDTTRYGIDLYDEFRLPKLLDELQKIEGIQWIRMLYSYPEMITKELIESMKNNAKVCNYLDIPIQHASDSVLKRMNRRTGHQQLRDLIKNLREEIPEIVLRTSLIVGFPGETEEDFEILKDFVKTQKFDRLGAFTYSMEEDTPAFNLPDHLSEDLKEQRQKEIMELQQGISLEKNQNKVGREMQVLIEEDLDQGEYLGRSQGDAPEIDGGVYVTSESPHKPGDIVRVKITGAMEYDLMGESVDENELSE; encoded by the coding sequence ATGGCTTTAAAGGTTTATATAGAATCCCTGGGTTGTTCGAAGAACTTAATTGATTCGGAATTAATGCTGGGAATCCTACAGAAAAACGGATATGAAATTACCATGGATCAAAAGAGTGCCCAGGCTATTGTGGTAAACACCTGTGGATTTATTGAAGCCGCCAAAGAGGAATCCATCAATCAAATTTTGAAGATGGGGGCCCTGAAGGCAAACGGGTTGAAAACCCTGATTGTGGCAGGATGCCTGGGAGAACGTTATGCCAAGGATTTATTAGAAGAGCTCCCCGAGGTGAACGCCATTGTGGGTACCGGGGATTATGAACGTATTGTAGAGGTTATGAACGAAACCTTAGAGGGCAAACGACTGTACTACGTAGGCAACGTGGACAAAACCTTTGAGGAAGAACATAAACGGGTGCTGACCACCCCGAATCATACCGCCTATTTAAAGATCTCCGACGGCTGTGATAACCTGTGCACCTATTGTATTATTCCCAAGCTCCGGGGAAAATACCGCAGTCGGAAAATGGAGGATATCCTGGAGGAAGCTCAGGATTTAGCGGACCAGGGAGTAAAGGAAGTGATCCTGATTGCCCAGGACACCACCCGGTACGGCATTGATTTATACGACGAATTTCGTCTGCCAAAGCTTTTGGATGAACTCCAAAAGATTGAAGGGATTCAGTGGATTCGAATGCTCTATTCCTATCCCGAGATGATCACCAAGGAATTAATCGAAAGCATGAAAAACAACGCCAAGGTATGCAACTATCTGGATATTCCCATACAGCACGCCAGTGACTCCGTATTGAAACGGATGAACCGAAGGACCGGTCATCAACAGTTAAGGGACCTGATTAAAAATCTACGGGAGGAAATTCCGGAAATTGTGCTGAGAACCTCCTTAATAGTAGGCTTTCCCGGAGAGACGGAGGAAGACTTTGAGATTTTGAAGGACTTTGTTAAAACCCAAAAGTTTGACCGTTTAGGGGCCTTTACCTATTCCATGGAGGAAGACACCCCGGCCTTTAACTTACCCGACCACCTCAGTGAAGACCTGAAAGAGCAGCGGCAAAAAGAAATCATGGAACTGCAGCAGGGTATTTCCCTGGAAAAGAATCAAAACAAGGTGGGCAGAGAAATGCAGGTGCTGATTGAAGAGGATTTAGATCAGGGCGAGTACCTTGGCAGAAGTCAAGGGGATGCTCCGGAAATTGACGGAGGGGTGTATGTGACCAGTGAGTCCCCCCATAAGCCGGGAGACATTGTAAGGGTAAAAATTACCGGAGCAATGGAATATGATTTGATGGGAGAGAGCGTCGATGAAAATGAACTTAGCGAATAA
- a CDS encoding DNA translocase FtsK: MAGKGKKRKSSSKQRYYNEILGIAFIAAGLLLLVAIMDLGGGAVGNGINFCLRGLLGGTARILPFLFIALGFISIAKEELLKEGRNLWFFGGVVVAMLIFSSLLEQSLLLDYSLRYPDHNTFDRFSNYFTLGAEGEGSGFLGMVITYYLVSLFGYWGTFIITLSGVLIGFIVYTKISIYQYLKKWFDQLQKFIKEQWESQKVRSKNRRHLKEEKKKKAMEAKALAAKEGEEKASKKKQPSFKNPSEAVGISPEDQHETGEVETGEPGNPSEQKDPLEERDPSEQKVQKGLPPEAFSPEYYQSHGKNSGEASPGDRTVPGDGTSPGGNAQDPLPGQLSIDPKPPVNTGEKQGMEAFENIDFTSEEKPYQFPGTDLLTRRAKKERNSDRKHMHEKAKVLEDTLKNFGVSAKVVHFSKGPSITRYELQPETGVKVSKVVNLSDDIALNMAASAIRIEAPIPGKAAIGIEIPNEETSMVDLRELLESDAFRRGKEKIPFALGKNVSGAPIMGDISKMPHLLIAGATGSGKSVCINTLILSILYGAKPEEVKLILVDPKVVELNQYNGIPHLLIPVVTDPKKATTALSWAVDEMTKRYEQFAENGVKDIAGYNEKFPQDKLPYIVIIIDELADLMLVAPGEVEDKICRIAQMARAAGIHLIIATQRPSVNVITGVIKANIPSRIAFSVASQVDSRTIIDTGGAEKLLGKGDMLFQPIGANKPQRLQGSFVEENEVEKVVSFLKGKTDEEPEYQLSLLEEIEVEETPKEEPEDALYRDARELVIEREQASVSMLQRKFKIGYNRAARLIDALEEGGVVGPHEGSKPRRVMVSKEAEQLQEANQEEKAEDSPQEEQKKPE; encoded by the coding sequence ATGGCGGGTAAAGGAAAAAAACGAAAAAGTTCATCAAAACAGCGTTATTATAATGAAATATTGGGAATTGCTTTTATCGCCGCAGGCCTTCTGCTCTTAGTGGCCATCATGGATTTAGGAGGCGGGGCCGTGGGAAACGGGATAAATTTTTGCCTTCGGGGGCTTCTCGGGGGAACCGCCCGGATTCTCCCCTTCCTGTTTATTGCCCTGGGCTTTATATCCATCGCTAAGGAAGAGCTGCTGAAGGAAGGTCGGAATCTATGGTTTTTCGGTGGGGTTGTGGTGGCGATGTTGATTTTTAGCTCCTTACTGGAGCAGAGTCTGCTGTTGGATTATTCCCTGCGCTATCCGGATCATAATACTTTTGACCGTTTCAGTAATTATTTTACCCTGGGAGCGGAAGGGGAAGGCAGTGGTTTTTTAGGCATGGTGATCACTTACTACCTCGTGAGTCTCTTTGGGTATTGGGGAACGTTTATTATCACCCTCAGCGGGGTGTTGATCGGATTCATTGTATATACGAAAATATCCATTTATCAATACCTGAAAAAATGGTTTGACCAACTGCAAAAGTTTATTAAAGAACAGTGGGAATCCCAAAAGGTGCGATCGAAGAATCGAAGGCATTTGAAGGAGGAAAAGAAAAAAAAGGCCATGGAAGCGAAGGCCCTGGCAGCCAAAGAAGGGGAAGAAAAAGCCTCGAAAAAAAAGCAGCCTTCCTTTAAGAATCCTTCTGAGGCCGTGGGCATATCCCCGGAGGATCAACATGAAACCGGGGAAGTTGAAACCGGGGAACCAGGGAACCCCTCGGAACAAAAAGACCCCTTGGAAGAAAGGGACCCCTCGGAACAAAAGGTGCAAAAAGGGCTTCCTCCGGAAGCCTTCAGCCCGGAATACTATCAGTCCCATGGGAAAAATTCCGGAGAAGCTTCCCCGGGGGACCGAACCGTCCCGGGAGATGGAACCTCCCCCGGGGGAAATGCCCAGGACCCCTTGCCGGGACAGCTTTCCATCGATCCCAAGCCCCCGGTGAATACCGGAGAAAAACAGGGGATGGAGGCGTTTGAAAACATTGATTTTACCTCCGAGGAAAAGCCCTATCAATTCCCGGGAACCGACCTCTTAACCCGTCGGGCAAAAAAGGAAAGAAATTCCGACCGCAAGCATATGCATGAAAAAGCCAAGGTTTTAGAGGATACCCTGAAGAATTTCGGGGTTAGCGCCAAGGTGGTGCACTTCAGCAAGGGTCCTTCCATCACCCGGTATGAACTCCAACCGGAGACCGGGGTGAAGGTATCGAAGGTGGTAAATTTAAGTGACGATATTGCGTTGAATATGGCGGCCTCCGCCATTCGGATCGAAGCCCCGATTCCCGGAAAAGCCGCCATCGGCATCGAAATCCCCAACGAGGAAACCTCCATGGTGGATCTTCGAGAACTCTTGGAATCCGATGCTTTTCGAAGGGGAAAGGAAAAAATCCCCTTTGCCCTGGGGAAAAATGTGTCCGGCGCTCCCATCATGGGAGACATCTCGAAAATGCCCCATTTACTGATTGCCGGCGCTACGGGCTCGGGAAAGAGTGTGTGCATCAATACCTTGATTTTAAGTATTCTCTACGGGGCCAAGCCCGAGGAAGTGAAGCTGATTTTAGTGGATCCCAAGGTGGTAGAGCTCAATCAATACAACGGGATTCCCCACCTGCTGATCCCCGTGGTGACCGACCCGAAAAAGGCCACCACCGCCCTTAGCTGGGCTGTGGATGAAATGACCAAACGCTATGAGCAGTTTGCGGAAAACGGAGTGAAGGACATTGCCGGCTACAATGAAAAGTTCCCTCAGGATAAACTGCCCTATATCGTGATTATTATTGACGAACTGGCGGACCTAATGCTGGTGGCCCCGGGGGAAGTGGAGGATAAGATCTGTCGAATTGCCCAGATGGCCAGAGCCGCGGGAATTCATTTAATCATCGCCACCCAGCGCCCCTCCGTCAATGTTATTACCGGAGTGATTAAGGCCAACATTCCCTCGAGAATTGCCTTCTCGGTAGCCTCCCAGGTGGATTCCAGAACCATTATCGACACCGGAGGGGCGGAAAAGCTGCTGGGGAAAGGGGATATGCTCTTTCAGCCCATCGGTGCTAATAAGCCCCAGCGACTGCAAGGATCCTTTGTAGAAGAAAATGAAGTGGAAAAAGTGGTCTCCTTTTTGAAAGGGAAAACCGACGAGGAGCCGGAGTATCAACTGTCCCTTCTGGAGGAAATCGAAGTGGAGGAAACGCCCAAGGAAGAACCGGAAGATGCCCTGTACCGTGACGCCCGGGAGTTGGTTATTGAACGGGAACAGGCCTCGGTTTCCATGCTCCAGCGAAAGTTTAAAATCGGTTACAATCGCGCCGCAAGGTTGATCGACGCCTTAGAAGAAGGGGGCGTGGTGGGTCCCCATGAAGGGTCCAAACCTCGGCGGGTGATGGTCTCCAAGGAAGCGGAGCAACTCCAGGAAGCCAATCAGGAAGAGAAGGCGGAGGACTCCCCCCAAGAGGAGCAAAAGAAACCGGAATAA
- the pgsA gene encoding CDP-diacylglycerol--glycerol-3-phosphate 3-phosphatidyltransferase: MNLANKLTILRIFMVPVFMVFLLHQIPYGDYIAAFVFILAAITDSLDGYIARSRNQITNFGKFMDPLADKLLVSAALISLASMGEISAWVVVIIIAREFTISVLRAVAAAEGHVIAASVWGKVKTISQIVAISLILLDNFPFRYINVPVDTIVLWIAVIFTVISGVDYIRKNKKILDS; encoded by the coding sequence ATGAACTTAGCGAATAAACTGACAATACTTCGAATATTTATGGTGCCGGTTTTCATGGTGTTTTTGTTGCATCAAATCCCCTACGGAGATTACATCGCTGCCTTTGTATTCATCCTTGCCGCCATCACCGACTCCCTGGACGGTTATATTGCCAGGAGTCGAAACCAGATTACCAACTTCGGAAAGTTTATGGACCCCTTAGCGGATAAACTGCTGGTTTCCGCCGCCTTGATATCCCTGGCCTCCATGGGGGAGATCTCCGCCTGGGTAGTGGTGATCATTATTGCCCGGGAATTTACCATCAGCGTCCTTCGGGCTGTGGCCGCAGCCGAGGGCCACGTAATTGCCGCCAGTGTTTGGGGAAAAGTAAAGACGATTTCTCAGATCGTGGCCATATCTTTGATTTTGTTGGATAATTTTCCCTTCCGGTATATTAACGTTCCCGTGGACACCATTGTGCTATGGATCGCGGTGATCTTTACGGTGATTTCCGGAGTGGATTACATCCGGAAGAATAAAAAAATTCTGGACAGTTAA